From one Notolabrus celidotus isolate fNotCel1 chromosome 24, fNotCel1.pri, whole genome shotgun sequence genomic stretch:
- the LOC117808005 gene encoding uncharacterized protein LOC117808005, producing the protein MAALCQQRRALVEIPAPQPKTAARMRRSYLEILSARLTPSALPRGRNSSANTRRAHSLDLSIGGVWTRRIEEQCEKMDEHPTPLSKQQLVQLIRSLILVEQSQEPRILAADLKYLQEDLQLKKTNIYRSIPYSRFGSNRDAHCYRKAYPHLVAFKVSCQEWGQVLLRNKEWDAALEHALTAWRYTSELPQWDTASHNALREQCYSILAAHGLTALQHYQPEARRGRELLRRLKTAQLHSPSVAPCIQELQRIMGCVDDSSMDTK; encoded by the exons ATGGCAGCTTTGTGTCAGCAGCGCCGGGCCTTGGTGGAGATCCCTGCTCCACAGCCTAAAACAGCAG CTCGGATGAGGAGGTCCTACCTGGAGATCTTAAGTGCTCGTTTGACTCCATCTGCACTTCCAAGAGGGAGGAACTCCTCTGCTAACACAAGGCGTGCTCATTCAT TGGACTTGTCCATCGGTGGGGTCTGGACCAGGAGGATAGAAGAGCAGTGTGAGAAGATGGACGAGCACCCGACCCCCCTTTCCAAACAGCAGCTTGTGCAGCTCATCAGATCCCTCATCTTAGTGGAACAG AGCCAAGAGCCGAGGATCCTGGCAGCAGACTTGAAGTATCTCCAAGAAGACCTGCAGCTGAAGAAGACTAATATTTACAGGTCCATACCGTACTCACGATTCGGCTCCAACAGGGACGCTCACTGCTACAGGAAGGCGTACCCACACCTGGTGGCGTTCAAA gtgTCCTGTCAGGAGTGGGGCCAAGTCCTCCTGAGGAACAAAGAGTGGGACGCCGCGCTGGAGCACGCCCTGACGGCGTGGCGCTACACCAGCGAGCTGCCACAGTGGGACACGGCGAGCCACAATGCTCTGCGGGAACAATGTTACAGCATCCTGGCAGCGCACGGTCTCACCGCGCTGCAGCACTACCAGCCTGAAGCGAGGAGAGGACGGGAGCTGCTCAGGAG GTTAAAGACGGCTCAGCTGCACAGCCCGTCAGTCGCGCCCTGCAtccaggagctgcagaggaTCATGGGATGTGTGGACGACTCCTCCATGGACACAAAATGA